Proteins found in one Isachenkonia alkalipeptolytica genomic segment:
- a CDS encoding ABC transporter ATP-binding protein codes for METAIELKGISKTYKGEARAAVCDVSLKVKRGSIITLLGPSGCGKTTTLRLIAGFERPESGEINIGGKLMAGDNTWVSPEKRKIGMVFQDYALFPHLNVEENIGFGYRGKDKKQRVQEVLEMVNLQGFENKGVHHLSGGQQQRVALARALAKRPEVVLLDEPFSNLDTNLKQTMRNEVKRILKKANATGILVSHDQKDALAISDEIVVMKDGIIQQKGSPKKIYQFPRNAFVAGFVGESNMMEGVVEPGKRWIATDIGRIPCNQYHILTEGEEVLLSLRPSGFEIAEEGDIKGVVESLSYVGEYLEARVAVVNQKKKKISLLVYLHPNEILKQGDPLNLRVSPNFVSVVKS; via the coding sequence ATGGAGACGGCCATTGAATTAAAAGGGATTAGCAAGACTTATAAAGGAGAAGCTCGGGCGGCGGTGTGTGACGTCAGTTTAAAAGTGAAGCGGGGAAGTATCATCACCTTGCTGGGACCCAGCGGCTGCGGAAAGACCACGACCCTGCGCTTGATTGCCGGATTTGAACGTCCGGAATCCGGAGAAATCAACATCGGAGGGAAACTCATGGCGGGGGATAACACCTGGGTTTCCCCGGAAAAAAGAAAGATCGGCATGGTTTTTCAGGATTATGCCCTGTTTCCCCATTTAAACGTGGAAGAAAACATCGGCTTTGGCTATCGGGGAAAGGATAAAAAACAGCGGGTACAAGAGGTGCTGGAGATGGTAAACCTTCAGGGTTTTGAAAACAAAGGGGTCCATCACCTATCCGGGGGACAGCAGCAACGGGTGGCCCTTGCCCGGGCCCTGGCAAAAAGACCGGAGGTGGTTCTTCTGGATGAACCCTTCAGTAATTTGGATACCAATCTTAAGCAAACCATGCGTAACGAAGTCAAAAGAATATTAAAGAAGGCCAATGCCACGGGGATTTTGGTCAGCCACGATCAAAAGGACGCCCTGGCCATATCCGATGAAATCGTCGTGATGAAAGACGGAATCATTCAGCAAAAGGGAAGTCCGAAAAAGATCTATCAGTTCCCGAGGAATGCCTTTGTTGCCGGATTTGTAGGGGAATCCAATATGATGGAGGGTGTTGTGGAGCCGGGGAAACGATGGATCGCCACGGACATCGGAAGAATTCCCTGTAATCAGTACCATATCCTTACCGAGGGGGAGGAAGTACTGTTATCCCTGCGTCCCAGCGGTTTTGAAATTGCCGAGGAGGGGGACATCAAAGGAGTTGTGGAGTCCCTTAGCTATGTGGGGGAGTACTTGGAAGCCAGGGTTGCCGTCGTCAATCAGAAAAAGAAAAAGATCTCCCTGCTGGTCTATCTCCATCCCAATGAGATTCTCAAGCAGGGAGATCCGTTGAACCTTCGGGTTTCCCCGAATTTTGTGTCTGTGGTGAAAAGCTAG
- a CDS encoding metal-dependent hydrolase, producing MKIQFLGHSAFYVEGKNLKALIDPFLEEDLHQDFNVEELNYIFLTHGHGDHLGSTVELAKKSGATVVANHEICIYLSTFDVECHPMHIGGRTAFPFGKVKMTPALHGSGIQTDKGVINGGNPGGFLIENEGKKLYHAGDTGLTYDMQLLRVEEVDVALLPIGGNFTMDVEDALRAVDFIEPKIAIPMHYNTFPVIEASPNTFVEGMEKALGKILAPGESFQF from the coding sequence ATGAAAATTCAATTCTTAGGACATTCCGCGTTTTATGTGGAGGGAAAAAACTTAAAGGCCTTGATCGATCCTTTTTTGGAAGAGGATCTGCACCAGGATTTCAACGTTGAAGAGTTAAACTATATTTTCCTTACCCATGGTCACGGCGACCATCTGGGAAGTACCGTGGAACTGGCCAAAAAGTCGGGAGCCACCGTGGTGGCCAATCATGAAATCTGTATCTACCTTTCCACCTTCGATGTGGAATGCCACCCCATGCATATCGGGGGACGCACCGCCTTTCCCTTTGGGAAAGTAAAAATGACTCCCGCCCTGCACGGTTCCGGCATCCAAACCGATAAAGGGGTGATCAACGGCGGCAATCCCGGAGGTTTCTTAATCGAAAATGAGGGAAAGAAGCTCTATCATGCCGGGGACACCGGGCTCACCTATGATATGCAGCTGTTGAGAGTGGAGGAAGTGGATGTAGCCTTACTGCCCATCGGAGGCAACTTTACCATGGACGTGGAGGATGCCCTTCGGGCCGTGGATTTTATCGAACCGAAAATCGCAATTCCTATGCATTACAATACTTTTCCCGTAATCGAAGCCTCTCCAAATACCTTTGTTGAAGGCATGGAAAAAGCCCTAGGGAAAATCTTGGCCCCGGGGGAAAGCTTTCAGTTTTAG